The DNA window CAAAGTAGCTTTTTTCAGGTTCTTTTGGCCACCTGTGAAAGAATGTTAATGTTGTCTTTCCTGTGTCTGAGTTTGAAGATGTTTGTTTTCCAGCACACCCTCCGAGCATTAAAGAACAACTTAAAAGTGAGGCTAAGATTAAATTTGTCTTTTTCATATAGAACCTCCCTTATTGTAAGTGCTTTCATATATAAGTTATACTATAATGTTATAAAACATTATAGTATAACTCGTAAGGAAAATATACAGATTTCTATCTTTACTAGGAGATTATTAATATTCTACTTTCCACATATAGCGTCTTTTACTTAAAGGGTGATTGCGTGCTTCCGCTAATTCTTCAGCATATTGACGTAGTACACGGTTTAGTACAAGTGGAGCGATATACCCTTGTACATCTTTGTCAATTCCTTCGAAATCATATGCTTTTGCATCTAGGACAGTTAATTTCTTGCCGTATCGTTTAGAGAATGATAAGGCGCGTTCTTCTAAAGGTCTTGTTTCATCTAGTCCAGCGAGTATGATAAACGGTACGTTTTCATCAATAATTTCGAATGGACCATGGAAATACTCTCCAGCGTGAATAGCGTGAGAATGAATCCACTGCATTTCCATCAAAATACAAATGCTGAATGAATAGGCTGCTCCATAGTTTGAACCACTGGCCATTGTGTAAATAACCGGCTCAGACTTATGTGATTCAGCAAATTTTCTCGCATTGCTCGCTTCGTATTCCAGAGCTTTTTCATAAACAGATTGTAGATTTTCTAAGCTGGTAACTAGCTTTGCAAATTTATCATTTTTTTCTGCTACGTATAAGAGGCCAAATACAAGCTGATATAAAACGCCTAAGTTTGTTTCAAAAGCATCGATATCATTGCCCCACTCATACTTAATAAAAATATCTGCGTTGTGGGCTAAAGGTGAAGTAGGTTCATTTGTTAGGGCTACAGCATAAGCGCCTTTGCTTTTAGCGAACTTAGCTGCTTCTGTAGTCTCAGGAGTTGTTCCTGACATGGAACATAAAATAACTAAGGAGTCTTTTCCTAGCTGCTGCGGATTACGGTGGATAAATTCGTTCGAGCTATACAAATCGGATGTAATCTGTTGGGCTTCCCGATCTAGTACATACTTAGCTGGATACATGATCGCAGAAGATCCTCCACATGCGACGAAAAACACATTACGAATTTGCTTGCTTTTTAATTCGTTTAATACGGCTTGCACATCACTTTTTACATTCACTACTGTTTTGCTCATTTTCCCCACTCCTTAAATAAAATATGATATACAACATTATGTAATGTTATATATTGTTATATTAAACTGCAAACATTAACTAGTCAATACATTTGTCAGAATATTTAACGTTTTTATTTGTCTTTATTTTATAGAAATACATTCTTCGGTTTCTTTATCAAAGAAATGCACGTGGTTTAAATCTAAGGAAAACGTACATTTATCCCCTGCTTCAAATTTATGTGAAAGAGGTACTCGAGCTACAAACGATTGATCTTCTAAACTAGCGTATAAAATTGTTTCAGCCCCTAATACCTCTATCACATCTAATAAGGTAGTAAAGCAGACCTCCTTCTCTAATGTCTCTTTACTATGGGCTTGATTGTATACAATATGTTCAGGTCGCACTCCCATTATGACTTCTTTCTTATTGTATCCTTTGGAATGTAAAGAATATATTAAAAAATCAGGAAGCTGTATTTTAGTGTGTCCTATTATAAAATAAGTGTCTCGGAGACAGCCTCGAAAGAAATTCATTGCAGGTGATCCAATAAAACTGCCTACAAATACATTCTTCGGGTGTTTATAAATATCTTGAGGAGTTCCAATTTGTTGAATAATTCCGTCTTTCATTACTACTAGACGCGTAGCCATTGTCATAGCTTCTACTTGATCATGAGTTACATAAATTGTCGTTGTTTGCAATCTTTGATGGAGCTTAATA is part of the Priestia aryabhattai genome and encodes:
- a CDS encoding SIS domain-containing protein, encoding MSKTVVNVKSDVQAVLNELKSKQIRNVFFVACGGSSAIMYPAKYVLDREAQQITSDLYSSNEFIHRNPQQLGKDSLVILCSMSGTTPETTEAAKFAKSKGAYAVALTNEPTSPLAHNADIFIKYEWGNDIDAFETNLGVLYQLVFGLLYVAEKNDKFAKLVTSLENLQSVYEKALEYEASNARKFAESHKSEPVIYTMASGSNYGAAYSFSICILMEMQWIHSHAIHAGEYFHGPFEIIDENVPFIILAGLDETRPLEERALSFSKRYGKKLTVLDAKAYDFEGIDKDVQGYIAPLVLNRVLRQYAEELAEARNHPLSKRRYMWKVEY
- a CDS encoding ABC transporter ATP-binding protein encodes the protein MTMLHLDKIYKIYDKKNIAVNDFNLQVGDKEFVVFVGPSGCGKSTTLRMIAGLETISEGDFYIDGEHMNEVAPKDRDIAMVFQNYALYPHMTVRENMAFGLKLRKIKRDEIDRRVNEAAKTLGLETYLDRKPKALSGGQRQRVALGRAIVREAKVFLMDEPLSNLDAKLRVQMRAEIIKLHQRLQTTTIYVTHDQVEAMTMATRLVVMKDGIIQQIGTPQDIYKHPKNVFVGSFIGSPAMNFFRGCLRDTYFIIGHTKIQLPDFLIYSLHSKGYNKKEVIMGVRPEHIVYNQAHSKETLEKEVCFTTLLDVIEVLGAETILYASLEDQSFVARVPLSHKFEAGDKCTFSLDLNHVHFFDKETEECISIK